One Scomber scombrus chromosome 23, fScoSco1.1, whole genome shotgun sequence genomic window, GCCCCTTACATCCATCGTCTGACTCATCGATGAGCTTTTTCAGAAAGCGGTCCTTGTGAAGGTTGACGTCTCCAAACCAAAACTCCACCTGCCTCTTCACATCACCCAGCAGCTGTTTGACACGGgacctcttcttcttttctgtgtCCTTGTTCTTACTGCTGGGCTCTGCAGCACCAGCATCGCCACCTAACCTCTCTGTATCGATCATCCTGTGATTGAGACTGCAACACAGACCAGTAACAAGCACACTTtattcaaagaaaaataaaacatagcaCGGTTATTAAGCCTACAAACAGTTTCTATTTATATTACTGATCTCTATAGCGTCAGTCTTTATCTCGTGGACGGACGAGTCTTTTCATACAGTTCAGTTAATATAAAGCAGGTTTGTGGACTTATTGTGGAGGGCTTTTATTGAATTATACCTTTAATTCACAACTGCTATTAATGAACTATTTAAAGAGTCTTCACCGTAAGTGCGGTATACATGAGTATATGCcgattaaacaaataaaaaaagttggtAAACGACGATTAGCTTCGAAATTAGCAACTCTTGACTCAGTTATCTGTGCAGGTTGCTACTGTTAGCAAACAGCTGTCGTCAGTTCGCGGGTagtggtatttttaaaaaactgcagtCATGCCCACCGCAATCGCAAACCCGCCAAACCAACACCTAAACATTGAACTGGCACAACTATTCATGGAACTTACCCGGTAGAAGGTGAGGGAACAGTCCAATTTTATGCGCAGCATACACAAAACTAACATAAAACAGCCACTAGCTAGCTGGCTAACTTCATATAAACGGCATTGATTCGTTGGCGCAGAGTTATTTCGTCATACCACAGAATACAGCGCATGACTGTAGCACATTCCGCCCGGATTCTGAGgagacccgccctactctgccacTGATTGGCTAATACACTTTGCCTTCATGGATAAGATTGGCTAAATGTAGGCAGAACGTTACAAGTACAAAAGTATGAGCCAATAAGAGGCAGAATATGCAGAATGCGGGTAGAAGAATCAAAGCAGTCGCTTTGCACAACTTCCGGTcagttatttcaattaaaaacacgTTGTATtactacattttattaatttgtagTTTAAAGTTGTACACAGAgtgagtaataataataataataataataatgaagtaaaaataataaGTGCGTTACATGTGTTACAAAGGTATACAATACAATGgagaattttaaaatgaaaataaaacatcaatgcaatacatcaataaatatacattctAAATAAACAGCCTGAAATATTCTaatattgttaatgttttttaacatattGTTTCACGTCTAAAAATGTTCCACTTGCCTGTGATAAggtgtttgtgcttttatttggAAGAAAAGAAACGCCACATCCGTGCTGTATCCTACATCTTTGTATTTTGGTCAACCATTTCCCAGAAATGTGATTAACTGAGACGACTTtaggtttattttgtttgtttgtttttgtttttgtcttcattaCCGTGAGCCATTTTTGACCTGCAGGTTTTCAACTTCATAAAAGTGCCTGTGCTGTGAAGGCAACATGGccggttagctcagttggttagagcgtggtgctaataacgccaaggtcgcGGGTTCGATCCCCGTACTGGCCACTGTCGTTTTTGATCATTGCAGGAAAGAACAtattaaatatgtgtatttattgttcttGTAAGTAATCTGTCTTTTGAAGTGTATTCTTgcgggaaaaaaacacttgagcATCATATAAGTATTGCAGTGTTTCTCACATGGTCCAATCTGGTTACTCCAGAGTCCCAGATGGAGATAAGGGCTAATCCAAAGCATGAGTGTGGGAGAATATGAGAAGCTTGGCCTTCAAtgcaatgtatttaaaatgcaCAATGAACATATTTGTAGagcatttcccttttttaattaattgggTATTGTGTCTGTACATTAAGCATGAAgacttctttcttttgtcttcttcttccacaaaatattttgtttccTGCAAAATCTCCTGCAtcaacacatacattttaatgatcACTTATAACACAAGGCTAGTGCAGACTTTAGTCTCTTAGCTTTAAAACACTTTGGAAGTTTTTGAGTTTCTTGCACATGTCTTCTTCAGTGCAGTACTCAATCCTGTTCCTGATAAGCTGTGAGAGTTTCGTGTAGAAGGTCTTTGCCCACTGGGCCTCTAAGCAGCAGGCTGATATGTTGCACACTTTATGGAGTACCGTCACCAGTTTCTCATTGCTGCTGATTTCACACCTTTTGAAGACCCAGTCCCCCCATGCTTCCCACATATTGTCATCTGTGAAGTTCACAGTGATGCTTTCATGGGCGGAGACTGCACAAAAGGACTCTGGCTCTGTGTCCACCAAGTCATTCCATATGGCTCTGTATTAACAGGGTATAAACAGAagcttcaaaaaaacaaaattattgaaatatggatttgaattatttatttttaaaagacatcCACTCACACAACTTTTTTCAGAGGACTTGGAGTTAAATCACTGAGGGACATCAGACCTCTGTAGCTCACTCGGTTTCCCTCCATCCTGTGGGACCACATAGGTAATGgtaacataaactgaacaatTCTTTTATATCAACTAAAATGTAGACAGAAAAGAGCCACAGAATTACCTGTACCTGGCATtcaattaatacatattttcttATTGAGATTGTATTGTAAAAGCAATTTTACCTTTCCTTAATTTAACACAGGCTAATTTTAGAGTAAACTTCTGCCTTTTTCCCATGGACTTCAGTGCAAACTTGGTCAAAAATAAGGCCATTTCAATTCATTGATATTTAACGTTGTAGTTACCACTAAACTAAAACAGCTTTATGGGCAACACAATAGTGGGGGACTTCGGCAGAACATTTCAAAGGAGTATATTCTATTTTGTGGTATACATTTATAGCTGAAATGCAGTTTATCAAACCGTAAATTCATTGGAGCAGTGACAAAGGTTGCCTTTTCAACAGTTGATagtataaaactttttttttttacatccttgCGTCCTTATGAGCTTTTGAATTATTTGTGATTCAGACCATCGTGATAATCAAGGATTCATTTCTCCAAATTATGTCATGTATTGTGACACATAAGTTTCTTACCACAGTTgttcaagcttttttttcacTCGTATGGAATTAGAAAGAACCAGTAGTTCGTCATCGCCAATGTTTGACCATCCAAGTCTAAAATGGGGAAGAGAAAGTATTAAATATTGTCCGGGTGATTTTTCTATGTGAAGTCAAACTATTCTTAgtagtgtttatattatttatctcCCAGCCAACCAAATAATTACGtagtatttatattattttgataataaaaacgTCTTCTCCTTTTAACATATTATCAAAAGACATCTCACCCTAGTTGTGTTACACTATCTGACACTTGCAGCACATCAGCAATGACCTGAACTGTGTCCATATCAAGGTTGTTTTCTCCAAGCCTTAAAATTGAAATAGTGGAGTTAGTACATGAATCATTTACAATCAGAAGCGGAGTTACCAACGTGgaagtgaagaaaaaataagaaaatttgTGATGGATAGGTAAGATCAGCATAGGAGACAATGCAACCAGATTTTACCTGAAACTCACCATAGGTGCTCACATCTGAGCAGTAGAGGTTGAATATCTCTGAGTGCCTCAGAGCTTAGTCCTGTCCCTGTCAAATCCAGCTCTGATATTTTGCCCTTTGTGAGGTTAAGGAAGTACTTGATGGCATTGTAATCCATTTGGGAGAGTGTTTCGTCACCTACATTGACTCGCAGTGTCTCTGGTTGTATAGAAAGGACTAATGAGGGGTCCTGTTGCTCGAACAGGCAGTGTAAATGGTTTAGGATATTGGCCCCATTCTCACAGAGCATTTTAAGCTCCCTGATCATCTTCTGACGATAGGTGTCCACTTTCTCTTTGTGGCAACTCAGCCCCACCTGTCTGGACAGAAGATTAGCATTGCGTTCAGAGAGAATTCCAGAAAGGAAGCGGTTGAAAAGATCCAAGTGTCCAGGACTGGAGGAGTGCTGAAGGGCATCAGGTAAAGGATGATTTGTCACTGCACAATAAACTGCAGCAAAGAATTCTTGAATGGTAAGATGCCCAAAGGAATAAACCTCTTCGGTGCAGCCAGGTTCCTGTGCAACCGTCTTGTCAAGGAAGGTACTTACGAGGCTGCATCCCTGTAGTGCTGCAACATCATGGTCGCTGCTGTAGAACAGTGTTTGATGGTCCATGATTTTTTTGAAAGCGAGTTCGCCCAGCTTCAGCACGACGTCAGACAGCTGCTGTGTGGCCCCTGCTCTTATCTCTTGAAGAACTGTTTCAGCTCTAGCTTGGGTATGAGAACGAAGCAAGGCCACCAGATATTGTACATAAATGTCTGTCATGGTCTTTGGGCTTTCTCCATAGAGATCTGTGCTTTCTTTTAGGATGCAACACACAATATAGCAAAATGCAGGTATGTAACACAGTGTCAGCATTAGTTCATTTGCCGCTACCACCGCATACATTTGGTCAGCAAGGTCACTGTCTTTGAAATAACGTGAGAAGAAGTCTTGAACTTCAGCCAAGGAGAAACCAGTGATGAGCACAAAGCGGTCGATACAGCCCACTGGGATGTAGTTTATAGCTGCAGGTCTACTGGTGAGCATGACAGAGGCGTTGGGTAACAGCTCACCTTGCATCAGGCTTCCAAACAGCTGAACCATCTCAGCATCTTCATCTGGCTCAGTCACAAATACGTCCACATCGCAGCTACTGTGGTGTCTGAACTCATCGAAGCCATCCATGATGATCAACAACTTGTCGTCATTCGCCAAGATGTTATCTATTTCTTTAGCCAGGTGCCTGTTTTTGCGCAAGACCAACTCCCTGAAGTTTGTGGGTTTGTCGATCAGATTCAGGTCTCTGAAGGTCATGTGGATGATGAAGTCAAATGCAAGATTATCTTTATTTCCCCCAAAATCAAACAACATCTTCTGCACCAGGATGGTCTTTCCAATGCCAGCTATCCCCGTTACCAGAACCTTCCTGACAGGACGGTTTGCACTTGAGAAGAGTTCTGCTGGTGTGATTTTCTTATGCACCGCCAAATTCTGCTGCAAAGATAGTCGCTTTTGTCCAAAGGACAGCACCTCGTGTCGTTTCATCTCTAAGCCCTGGTGGCCGTCGACCAACAGGAGGTTGACATAATGTTCAGAAAAAAGACTTTTCTCTCCATGTCGAGTGTTGTAGAAGAGCATGCTCTCACTCCTGCGCCTAAGGACGTCTTTATGcttttgtttgactttgttgtactctggaaaataaataaataaaataagtctGTCAACACTTCTTACTTTACCTCAGTGCTTGTAATCTAAGTACAAGATAAttttacagtacaatacagaACACTTGGCATTGTTCATTCAAACAGTGCAATGTTATTTGGGTTTCAATCATAGCATGAGTTTCATTCCAAAGATAATCTTGAATATATCAATGGCATCTCTGTGGTTAGAATTGCATACCTATTGACTGATGCTGatctctgctgctttctttgGAGTGTGTCTGGTGTGCTTCTTGCTGGTGACGAGTGCTAATGGAGAGGAAAGTCTTGGCTGCTTCCTCACCTTTACACTCCAGGATATCCAGCACTTTTCTTACTCTTGCCCGAGGCCCCAACTGACACAGCACTTCTTCACGGTCATCACGAGAGAACACTTCTTGGCTTACGAGGCTCTCTAGCAGAGAGTCAATCCGTCCTTCCAGTTTATCTATAAAGGAAACTCGCAAGACCCTAATTGCTGTCAAAGAAGAAGTACAATCACCCTTTTCAACCATAACTCCTCTGAGAGATGACCCAGCACGAATCAGAAAAATCCAGTTATGATCTGCTCAGTGGCAgttaaagttgttgttgttagaGTGACTTCCTGTAATTTAAACGTATCCTGTCTTCAAGAGCTGAGAAGTACAATGCAAACTGCATGTTATAAAtacagaaagaggaagtgtATTTCCCTTTCACACAATTTATA contains:
- the larp7 gene encoding la-related protein 7, with amino-acid sequence MVEKGDCTSSLTAIRVLRVSFIDKLEGRIDSLLESLVSQEVFSRDDREEVLCQLGPRARVRKVLDILECKGEEAAKTFLSISTRHQQEAHQTHSKESSRDQHQSIEYNKVKQKHKDVLRRRSESMLFYNTRHGEKSLFSEHYVNLLLVDGHQGLEMKRHEVLSFGQKRLSLQQNLAVHKKITPAELFSSANRPVRKVLVTGIAGIGKTILVQKMLFDFGGNKDNLAFDFIIHMTFRDLNLIDKPTNFRELVLRKNRHLAKEIDNILANDDKLLIIMDGFDEFRHHSSCDVDVFVTEPDEDAEMVQLFGSLMQGELLPNASVMLTSRPAAINYIPVGCIDRFVLITGFSLAEVQDFFSRYFKDSDLADQMYAVVAANELMLTLCYIPAFCYIVCCILKESTDLYGESPKTMTDIYVQYLVALLRSHTQARAETVLQEIRAGATQQLSDVVLKLGELAFKKIMDHQTLFYSSDHDVAALQGCSLVSTFLDKTVAQEPGCTEEVYSFGHLTIQEFFAAVYCAVTNHPLPDALQHSSSPGHLDLFNRFLSGILSERNANLLSRQVGLSCHKEKVDTYRQKMIRELKMLCENGANILNHLHCLFEQQDPSLVLSIQPETLRVNVGDETLSQMDYNAIKYFLNLTKGKISELDLTGTGLSSEALRDIQPLLLRCEHLWLGENNLDMDTVQVIADVLQVSDSVTQLGLGWSNIGDDELLVLSNSIRVKKKLEQLWMEGNRVSYRGLMSLSDLTPSPLKKVVAIWNDLVDTEPESFCAVSAHESITVNFTDDNMWEAWGDWVFKRCEISSNEKLVTVLHKVCNISACCLEAQWAKTFYTKLSQLIRNRIEYCTEEDMCKKLKNFQSVLKLSLNHRMIDTERLGGDAGAAEPSSKNKDTEKKKRSRVKQLLGDVKRQVEFWFGDVNLHKDRFLKKLIDESDDGYVDISVLASFNRMKSLTTDTKLIARALKNSTVVEVNLEGNKVRRQLPIGDIPDDVDSRTVYVELLPKDVTHSWIERVFTKCGNVVYISVPRYKSSRDSKGFAFVEFETVEQAQKAIEMLNNPPEDAPRKPGIFPRTKSRKPIPLSASGEDEDKKKRKKKKKKDGATVQTPAEEAKEPEMEAEPSEQKRKRSVADDMEEELASSQKSPGKLSEKKRRRSQTAEGAESELPSKMRKTSESETGDKERDVANTDVDPPTEGNTERGVEEGKENRDDSTVKAKRKRKKKHKEKLKIGEEVIPLRVLPKKEWLELKEEYMTLQKRSMGSLKKCISKIDHKEHKSLMEMDNESQDGNNEKSETTKLGPQFTSGVIMKITDNKPLPGRKFIKDALSKVSPVAYVDILEGDAEGYIRFNTPEEAKAVSDARAELQSEHSWKLEILSGDHEQRYWQKILVDRQVKLNRPREKKRGTEKLISKAEKIIIARAKEAHKHIRFQDD